The genomic interval GATTAATCACTAGCCAAACCCCAAGCGACTGGCAGGAAATACAATTTATATATTATCGATAAAGGTCTCATTTTGTGTTTCCAATCGTGCAAATGGTTGACAAAAATATAATGTTTCGTTTGGTGCACCTCCCGCTCTGCCAATTATCTTACAATTAGAACTAGGCCTACCATAGGCATTGGCGTTCTCTGTCCACGATGCCTAAAATATCGGCAAATATCGTCTGTTTCCACGCATTTCTGAATGACAGAACAGCAATGTTTGTATTACGGTGTTTTAGTATTACACCCCCATGAAGAGCTTTCCCTCCATTACGCCCAACGATTCTCGCACTAGCGGTTAAAACTCCAAATTAATCGTGCCATATCGTCAGGGATGGAAAAATCATCGCCTGTTCTGCGCCGTTTACTTTGGCCCCTTTAAATATGGTCGCTCGTGAATATGCCTGATTGGAATCACACAGGCAGTGATATATAGGCCCTAGTTGTATTCAGCGGAGTAATATAAATAGTAAACAGTTAATGCGGGATATAAAGATAAATCGGTGAATAAACTCGTTTGCGAGAATATTAGCTTGTTTTTCATTATTGTTCAGGCACCCGGGTTTGAGAGCCGTGTGGTCCTACATAGCCTGGTTCAGAACGGGTGTTCTCATCAGGAGGGAAACTTGCTTCACGGTTGTCCCGAGACAAACACGGGTAAGTTCCGTCGCAAACGCCATAGTAGCTACGGAACAGTCTGGCATCGAAACGGTAATACAATTTCAATGCAAAAAGATTCTATCACGCTTCACAGTAGTGATAAATGTAGAGTTGACATGATGggattgttttttgttgtttagcCCGGTTGCTGTGTGAACGCGCGTTCGTAACAAGGGAAGTGTGGTCTTTGTGCGGCACCGTCATGGATGCCTTTCCTACGAGACGACTGCACTTAAAGTCACAGTTTGGCAAAACAACACAAGTGGGCTGAGCTATTATCACACAGAAATTGAATCGCCATCCTTTCAACATCAAAACAAATCCTGGTTGATGTACACTGCTTCAGATGATTCAGTTTATCAGTCATGCAGCTGAAACAGTGGAATAATAATGGCTAACCTGCTACGTTAGCAGGCTACATCAGAAGACCAAACAGTTTAGCTGCTAGCTTAGCCCTGTTTTGAAATTGATTTTTATCCATGGTGGATTTTGCTGTAAGAGCAAGGTTGTAGTTCATGCGTACAAGTGAAACGCTGTGTTCTCCACCCCATAtacatttgcagtgttaattggcGGCAAATCCTTGCACAGGGCACCTATCACAGTTTAGGTTGCCATTAGCTCAGTTACCGGTGCACCTTCCAATGTTTATAATGCTAGCTAGCCTTGAGCAGCTAATATTGTGGAAGTTCCATTTGTTTTGCCCCTTTTCTTGTTCGTTGTATCATTTTCGTATCGTCGTATCTATGTCGGCCTTTGGCCAATTGTGCGTTCTCTTGCAGAGAGAGGTGTTATTTGCCAAAGTAGAGTGAACTTTATTCTCTTCCTCAGCTACCATGTCTGGCATTGCTCTCAGTCGACTGGCACAGGAACGTAAAGCATGGCGGAAAGACCATCCTTTTGTAAGTGCAACCAGAAATTATAATGGAAAACACAATGAGTAACATTCACATGTCTTAACTGTTTCAGTAACTGTTTCTTAGGCTTTTGGTCGACCTGACTGGGAAACACTGGTAAACGTGTTAACGCCTCTTGTGCACCTCTGTCACGTGGAACAGTCCCCTATTTCAAAACGTCAGGAATATGAGCATAACTGTGGATAAGAAAAGTAATGGAAAGTAGGTCTATTTGTTAGAAATTGtgcgtgtttttgttttttaatcattCAGGGGCGCCTATTATTGTCAGGTTGGTGTAGAGCCAGGACTGTCGATGAAGCACCTTGTGTGCAACAGGTGTCATGCAGGCAGTATAAAGTAGTCACTCTCTGTAGGCCAATTACTGTAGTCAGAATCTGATTGCATGAAAGTGATGAATTGAGTTTGTGTTCTTAGGGCTTTGTTGCTGTGCCAACGAAAAATCCAGATGGAACGATGAACTTGATGAATTGGGAATGTGCCATTCCAGGGAAGAAGGGGGTAAGTGTTTTGGTCAAATGTATTTTGCCTTTGATGATGCTTTTGTAAGTCTCCTGTACTTGGCTGGTTATTTACAGTTGATGCACTGAGACAAGGGACTGTTTATATTCTCTGTTTAGACTCCATGGGAAGGAGGTCTGTTCAAACTGAGGATGCTCTTCAAGGATGACTACCCCTCGTCACCACCAAAGTGTAAGCTGTTAAGACGCTAAAAAGCTTGAAGGACTGTACATGGTATTTGTGCCCTTCTGAGGACTGAAGTATGTTTAAAATCAACAATTCATACAAATGCGGTGCGAAGAAATAATCACACTGACATGTCAGCATGGTACATGCAGAGCATTGCTGCGATCACATGATGACTGACGAGGTTCGATAAGATCTTACCATGCTAACCTGGGAAATCACAAATTTGACTCTTGCATGGACAGGAGTGCTCCTATCTGTTGGGCCAAGGGATTTCATTCGGTGATTTTTAATGTTGTAAGGTTTTCATAGATTGAAGTGGGTGACCAATGGCTAAGTCAGAGCGGTAGTTGCCACACATTGTTGTGAagtaaatggcagacatggaaaagCTCCATCTTTTATGTATGAATAGTGCAATATTCCTAGTCAGAATGaaaacttggaatttgatggtggtggtaagtatttgcgaaaaaaggtaacatatgtgaatgggtagcatgaattatgtaaagaaactgcaaaaaatattacacagtgcacatttaagtatGAGCACTGCTTTGTATTAGTCAGGCCCCCTGGCAGCCCACTATGAAACCTTTTTGTGTTTTCTTCCATAGGTAAGTTTGAGCCTCCGCTGTTCCATCCGAATGTATATCCCTCTGGCACAGTATGTCTGTCTATCCTGGAAGAGGACAAAGACTGGAGGCCTGCAATCACCATCAAACAGGTACATCAACAAAAGTTCAAAAATCCATGCCCCGCTTCTAGGTGCTGGTttaacgcaggagtgttcaatacttcaaaagaaagcagtttaccgcacacttgtttgacgtTTTTCTCGTTTGTTCAGAGTGGACAATTCATTTCGGCTCTGTGAGTCATCAGTTGCGAAAGGCGTTGTTTGCTCGGCAGAATAAACGAGCAAAGagtcaaacgtgtgtgtgtgtgtgtgtgtgtgtgtgtgtgtgtgtgtgtgtgtgtgtgtgtgtgtgtgtgtgtgtgtgtggttaacttATTTCTTTGAGGTACATGAACAAGCCAACCTGGACCAGTCACCCAAATTATCTCCATCCTTATGGCCATTAATTGACTAAATGAACATTCAAACTTCAGATgtgctacacgcacacacacctcgatGTTCTGCTTTTTCCAACCATGTTTTTGATTCTATAGATTCTTTTGGGAATTCAGGAGCTTCTAAATGAGCCTAATATCCAAGACCCAGCTCAGGCTGAAGCTTACACCATATACTGGTAAGAGTTTTTgaaaggtttttatttatttttcttaacATTCTGGATTGTTTTGCACACCTGTTTCACATATTTCAAAGGGgttccaggtaggattaaaagtttaattaatcgcCGAGTCAGCTGATGGCTATGTGAATCTTTAGTAAGTGAAACGATGAccctcgcgaccacttccatgtTCCGCTATCAGAAAACCTCAAATGCAACTTAAAGGCAGAGCGGTCCGAACGAGAGTCCTGTGAAACGATTTTCATACCAAAAATCGCTTTAcgtaccatattcagatttgtatcaactcctggcattccgtgatgaaaaacattctcacagcgtgCTTATTTGAAGCTGTGCCTAAGGTTCTGTTAGCTTGACTTTTTTAAAATTGGTTTGTATTTGTTAGCCATgttgtcattaatgcaatgtttcaaCTGCTTGAAGAAATATCTGCTACCCTAGTGAATCACTAGCTGCATTTGCAACCACAAATCTATTTGCTTGATCACGGCGAGTTATGCTTGGTCCTCTTAGATGGGTGGGGATGAATGCATGGCAAGCAACTTGGACAAATGTATAAGGtgacttcccaagacataaaaaacgctgcttcctacttgaagGAAGCCGCAAAGATCTGCTAAGAATGCGGCATCAAATGTCCTGAATGTGGCAGTGATGCCTTGTGAATTGAGAACACCAACGCTTTTAAGTTGTATGAACCAATAGACTTCTGATGACTTTTGTGTCAATAGTTTAGAAATGGTTGAATagtgaggggttttttttcaacCTATGTacttttatttgttttgaatttacACAAACAAGACATTGCGATGAATAGAATCTAACATGAACGACGATCAAATATAGCCACTCGATATTTTATCAGAATGCTGTGTTTGATTGTATGAATCAACATTATgcaacattattatatggtgtgacgtcatcggtcgaatgctccattcatttcaacggggctccccaacgttcgcacgtctgttatgtaagggttaacgttcggcgagaaggtcgctaccgtggaatagcagcacgacagagagaatctttagaccccgacgcggagcggaggggtcttgttctctctgaagtgctgctattccacaaagcgaccgactcgccgaaagttaacccgcttattatatggatatacttaaatgattcacacatgcggggacatttctttagacctatttaatgttaagattgttgctgcgcaaaacaaaacagtgccgtaggaacaccgctaggcaacagctaggtaggctagccaggacaacaggtgttgtctatcgcagcagctgattagagtgacaaaagaccggaccccctgcggagtgatatgaaacattcgctttagccactgacttgtatacaagccagtggctttagcagtgaacgtcttgttgccattgacagcggtagccaggacaacgggtgctgtctatcacagcagctgattagagtcttgttgaaaagtcgctttagcagtgaaaagtcttgttgccattgacagcggtctgttatagaccaacccgtccgttatcgaaaaataacagacgtccgaacgttggggagccccgttgaaatgaatggagcattcgacagatgacgtcacaaccatataataattttcgataacggacgggttggtctataacagaccgctgtcaatggcaacaagacttttcactgctaaagcgacttttcaacaagactctaatcagcggctgtgatagacaacacctgttgtcctggctagctgttgcctagtgttccacaacggcactgttttgttttgcgcagcaacactcttttgacattaaaaactataatagacttaacattaaataggcctaaagaaatgtccccaccatgtgtgaatcatttaagtatatccgctccgcgtcggggtctaaagattctctctgtcgtgctgctattccacggtagcgaccttctcgccgaacgttaacccttacataacaatcAGCATCAAGCCCAGGTTATTCCATTTACTTCCATTTATTGGCACTCGTGTGGTTGcagagtagagcat from Engraulis encrasicolus isolate BLACKSEA-1 chromosome 17, IST_EnEncr_1.0, whole genome shotgun sequence carries:
- the ube2ib gene encoding SUMO-conjugating enzyme UBC9-A, encoding MSGIALSRLAQERKAWRKDHPFGFVAVPTKNPDGTMNLMNWECAIPGKKGTPWEGGLFKLRMLFKDDYPSSPPKCKFEPPLFHPNVYPSGTVCLSILEEDKDWRPAITIKQILLGIQELLNEPNIQDPAQAEAYTIYCQNRVEYEKRVRAQAKKFSPS